In the genome of Actinomadura graeca, one region contains:
- a CDS encoding SDR family NAD(P)-dependent oxidoreductase — translation MTEGFEPGLFAGRRAFVTGGTSGIGAATAVLFAELGAEVTALGLRPADDEELPRHPGVLVVEHDVLDGGGLTGLIADTGGLDMLVNCAGVSHDRDEYDLERWRRVLEINLTATMIACQAARPALARDGDGGRGSIVNISSMFAFTGSRDRPAYSASKGGISQLTRSLAAEYAADGVRVNAVAPGFVVTPLARGLMDDPPAAEAVLARIPFGRYGRPREVAAATAFLCSPAASYVNGAILPVDGGYLAV, via the coding sequence ATGACCGAGGGATTCGAGCCGGGGCTGTTCGCCGGGCGGCGGGCGTTCGTGACCGGCGGCACGTCCGGGATCGGCGCCGCCACCGCCGTGCTGTTCGCCGAGCTGGGCGCCGAGGTCACCGCCCTCGGCCTGCGCCCCGCCGACGACGAGGAGCTGCCCCGCCACCCGGGCGTCCTGGTGGTGGAGCACGACGTGCTGGACGGCGGCGGGCTGACCGGGCTGATCGCCGACACCGGCGGCCTGGACATGCTGGTGAACTGCGCGGGCGTCAGCCACGACCGGGACGAGTACGACCTGGAGCGCTGGCGCCGCGTCCTGGAGATCAACCTGACCGCCACCATGATCGCCTGCCAGGCCGCCCGGCCCGCCCTCGCGCGGGACGGCGACGGGGGGCGGGGGTCGATCGTGAACATCTCGTCGATGTTCGCCTTCACCGGCAGCCGCGACCGGCCCGCCTACAGCGCCAGCAAGGGCGGGATCTCCCAGCTCACCCGGTCCCTGGCGGCCGAGTACGCCGCCGACGGCGTCCGGGTGAACGCGGTCGCCCCCGGATTCGTCGTCACCCCGCTGGCCCGGGGCCTGATGGACGACCCGCCCGCCGCCGAGGCCGTCCTCGCCCGGATACCGTTCGGACGGTACGGGCGGCCGCGCGAGGTGGCCGCCGCCACGGCCTTCCTGTGCTCCCCCGCCGCGTCCTACGTCAACGGCGCGATCCTTCCGGTGGACGGAGGCTACCTGGCCGTATGA
- a CDS encoding 2,3-butanediol dehydrogenase → MKAAVWYRARDVRVEDVPSAAPGPGEVAVTVAYCGICGSDLHEYADGPHAIPVGTPHPESGRAAPLTLGHEFSGTVAEVGPGVTGFSPGDRVAVEPHYRCGDCARCRAGEYNLCRHFGFAGLMGDGGLAERAVVPSYMLHRLPDGVSLDQAALFEPAAVALHSIRRSGLRDGESVAVVGLGPIGLLVVRLAARYGAGRIVASDPSGARRDLALRLGATEVVDAGALPAGEADVAFEAVGTEGTLRDCLGATRRGGRVVLVGLGGTFAFDAFALVNNEQSIIGTVGYRDVHPELIRLVAEEGMDFTPIVTSTVPLADVVRDGFETLLDRGSPQEEIKVLVRP, encoded by the coding sequence GTGAAGGCGGCGGTCTGGTACCGGGCCCGCGACGTCCGGGTGGAGGACGTGCCGTCCGCCGCCCCCGGCCCCGGTGAGGTGGCGGTCACCGTCGCCTACTGCGGGATCTGCGGCAGCGACCTGCACGAATACGCCGACGGCCCGCACGCCATCCCCGTCGGCACCCCGCACCCGGAGTCGGGACGGGCGGCGCCGCTGACCCTCGGGCACGAGTTCAGCGGGACGGTCGCGGAGGTCGGGCCCGGCGTGACCGGGTTCTCCCCCGGCGACCGGGTCGCGGTCGAGCCGCACTACCGCTGCGGCGACTGCGCGCGCTGCCGGGCGGGCGAGTACAACCTGTGCCGCCACTTCGGGTTCGCCGGGCTGATGGGCGACGGCGGCCTCGCGGAACGCGCGGTCGTGCCGTCCTACATGCTGCACCGGCTGCCCGACGGTGTGTCGCTGGACCAGGCGGCCCTGTTCGAGCCGGCCGCGGTCGCGCTGCACTCGATCAGGCGGTCGGGGCTGCGGGACGGGGAGAGCGTCGCGGTCGTCGGCCTCGGGCCGATCGGGCTGCTGGTCGTCCGGCTCGCCGCCCGGTACGGGGCGGGGCGCATCGTCGCCTCCGACCCGTCCGGCGCCCGCCGTGACCTGGCGCTGCGCCTCGGCGCCACCGAGGTCGTGGACGCCGGGGCCCTGCCCGCCGGGGAGGCCGACGTCGCGTTCGAGGCCGTCGGCACCGAGGGGACGCTCCGCGACTGCCTCGGCGCCACCCGGCGCGGCGGCCGCGTCGTCCTGGTCGGGCTCGGGGGGACCTTCGCGTTCGACGCGTTCGCGCTGGTCAACAACGAGCAGTCGATCATCGGGACGGTCGGCTACCGGGACGTCCATCCCGAGCTGATCCGCCTCGTGGCCGAGGAGGGGATGGACTTCACCCCGATCGTCACCTCGACCGTGCCGCTCGCGGACGTCGTCCGGGACGGCTTCGAGACCCTGCTGGACCGGGGTTCGCCCCAGGAGGAGATCAAGGTGCTGGTGCGGCCATGA
- a CDS encoding MFS transporter, producing MTKTETLTRGARATADRYENKLLAILFLAFGFVFFDRQALAFLAPYMDDDFGLSNSQLGILSGVLALTWALSGMFAGSLSDRLGRRKPILIGAVLLFSLFSSASGLMTGFIGLLGARALMGTAEGAVLPMSQSLMVEASRESRRGLNMGLLQGSSAGLLGGIVAPVLVVWLADTFGWRTAFFVTIVPGLVVAALIAKYVLERPPVERAETAPAGAAVRGAPVKAAKVPVREVLRLRNVVICMLIAPCYLTWFVTLITFTPKYLTDEKDWGSGTMSAVMTCLGVAWVLWGFATPGISDRIGRRPALIGFTALAVCCPIAVVYVQSPVLLGTLMILTYTGLGCFTLFMATIPAETVPRAALATALGVIMGVGELAGGFLGPLVAGWASDTWGLQSAMFIAAGGAALVVALSFGLRETAPAVLRRRGVAA from the coding sequence ATGACCAAGACGGAGACGCTGACGCGCGGCGCGCGCGCCACCGCCGACCGGTACGAGAACAAGCTGCTGGCCATCCTGTTCCTGGCCTTCGGCTTCGTGTTCTTCGACCGGCAGGCGCTGGCGTTCCTCGCGCCCTACATGGACGACGACTTCGGGCTGTCCAACTCCCAGCTCGGCATCCTGTCCGGGGTGCTCGCGCTGACGTGGGCGCTCTCCGGGATGTTCGCCGGGAGCCTGTCGGACCGGCTCGGGCGGCGCAAGCCGATCCTCATCGGCGCGGTCCTGCTGTTCTCGCTGTTCTCCTCGGCGTCCGGCCTGATGACCGGGTTCATCGGCCTGCTGGGCGCCCGCGCCCTGATGGGCACGGCCGAGGGCGCGGTCCTGCCGATGTCGCAGTCGCTGATGGTGGAGGCGTCCCGGGAGTCGCGGCGCGGCCTCAACATGGGGCTGCTCCAGGGCTCCTCGGCGGGCCTGCTCGGCGGCATCGTGGCGCCGGTGCTGGTGGTCTGGCTCGCCGACACCTTCGGCTGGCGGACGGCGTTCTTCGTCACGATCGTCCCCGGGCTGGTGGTCGCCGCGCTGATCGCCAAGTACGTACTGGAGCGCCCGCCGGTCGAGCGCGCGGAGACCGCACCGGCCGGTGCGGCGGTCCGCGGTGCGCCGGTCAAGGCGGCGAAGGTGCCGGTCAGGGAGGTGCTGCGGCTGCGCAACGTGGTCATCTGCATGCTGATCGCCCCGTGCTACCTCACCTGGTTCGTCACGCTGATCACCTTCACCCCGAAGTACCTGACGGACGAGAAGGACTGGGGCTCGGGCACGATGAGCGCCGTCATGACCTGCCTCGGCGTCGCCTGGGTGCTGTGGGGGTTCGCGACGCCCGGGATCTCCGACCGGATCGGGCGCCGGCCCGCGCTGATCGGGTTCACCGCCCTCGCGGTGTGCTGCCCGATCGCGGTCGTGTACGTCCAGAGCCCGGTGCTGCTCGGCACGCTGATGATCCTCACCTACACCGGCCTCGGCTGCTTCACGCTGTTCATGGCGACGATCCCCGCCGAGACCGTCCCGCGCGCCGCGCTCGCCACCGCGCTCGGCGTGATCATGGGCGTGGGCGAGCTGGCGGGCGGGTTCCTCGGCCCGCTGGTCGCCGGTTGGGCGTCCGACACCTGGGGGCTGCAGTCCGCGATGTTCATCGCGGCGGGGGGCGCCGCGCTGGTGGTCGCCCTGTCCTTCGGCCTCCGCGAGACCGCGCCCGCGGTCCTGCGCCGCCGGGGGGTGGCCGCGTGA